Proteins from a genomic interval of Bdellovibrio sp. GT3:
- a CDS encoding pseudouridine synthase, giving the protein MKLLYQDPHFIAVDKPSGFHVHPPEDSQFKVPRDKICLYLVRNMMKQHVFPVHRLDAATSGVLLFALSSEAAGTICKMFAQRSPQKTYWAVARGFTPEQGDIKVPLELDSTGDLVDAHTSFVRKATIEIPVAVGKKFPAARYSLLEAKPHSGRYHQIRRHFNRISHPLLGDAYHGDSHHNRFFRNELGIPGLCLKARSIEFTNPWSGENVYIESPTCEKWEKIHDLFDSTTPLPDKFKSPLTT; this is encoded by the coding sequence ATGAAATTGCTGTACCAGGATCCTCATTTTATCGCCGTGGATAAGCCCTCGGGCTTCCACGTTCATCCGCCGGAGGATTCTCAATTCAAAGTCCCGCGGGATAAAATTTGCCTCTACCTGGTTCGCAATATGATGAAGCAGCATGTATTTCCTGTTCACCGCCTGGATGCTGCCACCAGCGGCGTATTGTTGTTTGCGCTGTCTTCGGAAGCTGCAGGCACCATCTGCAAAATGTTCGCGCAACGTTCGCCGCAAAAAACCTACTGGGCTGTGGCCCGGGGTTTCACACCTGAACAGGGTGATATTAAAGTCCCTTTGGAATTGGATTCCACCGGCGACCTGGTGGATGCTCACACGTCCTTCGTGCGCAAAGCCACCATTGAAATTCCAGTCGCTGTAGGGAAAAAATTCCCCGCTGCCCGCTACTCTTTGCTGGAGGCCAAGCCCCATTCCGGCCGCTACCACCAGATTCGCCGGCACTTCAACCGGATCTCCCACCCTCTTTTGGGAGACGCCTATCACGGCGATTCGCATCACAATCGCTTCTTTAGGAACGAACTGGGAATTCCCGGCCTTTGCCTAAAAGCCCGCAGTATCGAATTTACGAACCCTTGGAGCGGTGAAAACGTCTATATTGAGTCCCCAACCTGCGAAAAATGGGAAAAGATTCACGATCTGTTTGATTCCACCACGCCCTTGCCTGACAAATTCAAATCCCCTTTGACGACCTAA
- a CDS encoding substrate-binding periplasmic protein gives MPIVKSHGLLLAIVLCFALPVHAKKAFRILVEDNWPPYAYVKNGQPAGLTIDLIKAALRLGGADAKIQQVTYLRCMALTEPAGKDVACANTARNEDLDLKYNFPSHYLFRSRGLIVTSKEFNKANHKKYKKVSDLEYKMVALPSSFTFGKEFDENTRILRYYTVNDLNALRLVESGRVKFAAIDEMVLYYYLNHHPELKEVITPILELTNEPIYMQLSKTHIDTIELKDKFDRGMAALKASPEYDQMLQKYLGKGIPVDKFK, from the coding sequence ATGCCAATTGTTAAATCACACGGACTACTACTAGCCATCGTACTTTGCTTTGCACTTCCTGTGCACGCGAAGAAGGCATTCCGTATTCTGGTTGAAGACAATTGGCCCCCATATGCCTACGTGAAAAACGGTCAACCTGCGGGCCTGACCATCGACCTTATCAAAGCTGCTCTTCGACTGGGCGGCGCTGATGCTAAAATTCAACAAGTGACTTACCTGCGCTGCATGGCTTTGACTGAGCCCGCTGGTAAAGACGTTGCCTGCGCCAACACGGCCCGCAACGAGGATCTGGATCTAAAATACAACTTCCCCAGCCACTACCTATTCCGCAGCCGTGGCTTGATTGTCACCAGCAAGGAATTCAATAAAGCCAACCACAAGAAATACAAAAAGGTTTCTGATCTTGAGTACAAGATGGTGGCTCTACCGAGCAGCTTTACCTTTGGTAAAGAGTTCGATGAAAACACACGCATTCTTCGCTATTACACAGTCAATGACCTGAACGCCCTTCGCCTGGTGGAATCCGGTCGAGTGAAGTTTGCCGCCATTGACGAGATGGTTCTTTATTACTACCTAAATCACCATCCGGAGCTGAAAGAAGTCATCACTCCGATTCTGGAACTGACCAACGAGCCGATTTACATGCAGCTTTCAAAAACGCATATCGATACGATCGAGCTGAAGGACAAATTTGATCGCGGCATGGCGGCCCTTAAAGCCTCCCCCGAATACGATCAGATGCTGCAAAAATACCTGGGTAAAGGTATTCCGGTCGATAAATTCAAATAA
- a CDS encoding HAMP domain-containing protein: MGIFKHRRKLIVNREVQYDALMFVGLFVTGIFIAQVIAGWVLISKLESKALAGEYGSMTIAEFIAHHKTIFLVNELLVVIVCLVAGFYLTNKVTSKIVGPLFNIRRILNKAAKPEAEPVEIKLREGDYFQDLAKDLNVALQKRK; encoded by the coding sequence ATGGGTATTTTCAAACACCGTCGCAAACTGATTGTAAATCGCGAAGTACAATACGACGCTTTGATGTTTGTTGGACTTTTTGTGACTGGTATTTTCATTGCTCAGGTTATTGCCGGGTGGGTGCTGATCAGCAAGCTGGAAAGCAAAGCCCTGGCTGGTGAGTACGGCTCCATGACCATTGCGGAATTCATCGCTCATCATAAAACCATTTTCCTGGTCAATGAACTTCTGGTCGTGATTGTCTGCTTGGTTGCGGGATTTTACCTGACTAATAAAGTGACCAGCAAAATCGTGGGTCCTCTCTTCAATATCCGTCGCATCCTCAACAAAGCGGCAAAACCTGAAGCCGAACCTGTTGAAATCAAATTGCGTGAGGGTGATTACTTCCAGGATCTTGCCAAAGATCTGAATGTGGCCCTGCAAAAGCGCAAGTAA
- a CDS encoding DUF1254 domain-containing protein: protein MGSRRKVLSLFGVALLCCASIESVQAQSMVAQREDLKKIAADTYIYAYPMVVMATTREVMTAVPRANHDQAPINQLANKRVLPDGKATQAYPEPDTLTSLAWLDLKEPQVVSIPYAGNRFVVFSMISAWGEVFASPGSRVGGNSEKQLLLTGPGWKGNVPAGLQHIAAPTQSVWMIGKVQVKGSSDYNRVYAYQDKLRIVPLAMHKTNVEPPSAVNFNVDVDQRTPILDQVANMDARIFFATFADEMKRNPPAQTDGAIVSKMAALGIFPDKEFNYDKLPAAVKEALNSGYFAGQNQFADFQRGTPNLRIVNGWGQPILTGKYEKNYQVRALMTKLGFEKDEAQDMAFAQALVDGRGERLNGGFKYTLRFPQGQTPPVRGFWSLSLYNTRKFFFENPMNRHSLNSVSPYRRNPDGSIDIYVQNVSPGKEWESNWLPSPAGEDFSLVIRMYWPETSVLDGKWKIPSLQKIPEFKNLSENLN, encoded by the coding sequence ATGGGATCAAGACGCAAGGTTCTTTCGCTGTTCGGTGTGGCTTTGCTGTGTTGTGCAAGTATTGAAAGCGTGCAGGCACAGAGTATGGTAGCCCAGCGCGAGGATTTGAAAAAGATTGCCGCGGATACCTACATTTACGCTTATCCGATGGTTGTGATGGCGACCACCCGGGAGGTGATGACGGCTGTGCCACGGGCCAACCATGATCAGGCACCGATCAATCAGTTGGCCAACAAAAGAGTGCTTCCCGATGGAAAAGCAACTCAGGCTTATCCGGAACCGGATACTCTGACCAGTCTTGCGTGGTTGGACTTAAAAGAACCGCAGGTGGTATCGATTCCTTATGCCGGAAACCGGTTCGTGGTTTTTTCAATGATCAGTGCCTGGGGTGAGGTGTTTGCATCTCCCGGCAGCAGAGTGGGTGGCAATAGTGAAAAACAGCTGCTGCTTACCGGACCGGGTTGGAAAGGCAACGTGCCCGCAGGACTTCAGCATATAGCGGCGCCCACACAATCAGTGTGGATGATCGGCAAAGTGCAGGTTAAAGGAAGCTCTGATTACAATCGGGTTTATGCCTACCAGGATAAACTGCGAATCGTGCCACTGGCCATGCACAAAACCAACGTGGAGCCACCAAGTGCTGTGAATTTCAATGTTGATGTGGATCAAAGAACTCCGATTCTGGACCAGGTTGCAAACATGGATGCGCGGATCTTTTTTGCAACCTTTGCCGATGAAATGAAACGCAATCCACCGGCGCAAACAGATGGCGCAATTGTTTCTAAAATGGCGGCGCTGGGGATTTTTCCGGACAAGGAATTCAACTATGACAAGCTTCCTGCTGCAGTGAAAGAAGCTTTGAACTCAGGATATTTTGCCGGGCAAAATCAGTTTGCTGATTTTCAGCGAGGTACGCCGAACTTACGCATCGTCAATGGCTGGGGGCAGCCGATCCTGACCGGTAAGTATGAAAAAAACTACCAGGTGCGGGCTCTTATGACAAAACTGGGATTTGAAAAAGATGAAGCCCAGGATATGGCCTTTGCGCAGGCTTTGGTGGATGGTCGCGGAGAACGGTTGAATGGTGGGTTTAAGTACACACTCAGATTCCCTCAAGGTCAGACGCCTCCGGTGCGGGGCTTTTGGTCACTCTCCCTTTACAACACCCGCAAATTTTTCTTTGAAAATCCTATGAATCGTCACTCCCTGAACAGTGTAAGCCCTTATCGCAGAAATCCTGACGGATCGATTGATATCTACGTACAGAATGTTTCGCCAGGGAAAGAGTGGGAGTCCAACTGGCTGCCGTCGCCCGCCGGCGAGGATTTCAGTCTGGTGATTAGAATGTACTGGCCGGAAACGTCAGTGTTGGATGGAAAGTGGAAAATTCCGAGTCTTCAAAAAATACCGGAATTTAAAAATCTGTCTGAAAACTTAAACTGA